The Podospora pseudocomata strain CBS 415.72m chromosome 1 map unlocalized CBS415.72m_1, whole genome shotgun sequence genome has a segment encoding these proteins:
- the NUP53 gene encoding Nucleoporin nup53 (EggNog:ENOG503P1EY), giving the protein MTFWWNLLYPTLLLLEKTGYSNIPADIYLAERVQVGPANAIVPSGSALCYSSNRICPMYTTNSGPSSPGAPSCSCWVDNFGDFWGPDQELGSCKPLKKSRGIFSQLRRTGYKGSTGHFALWLQHIRFSQQLSSFDSIGSCPPCKTYSAVLLSLRSPETMAPLILHNVPDDELYVGDDGIKRPYAMVFPQQDGSLRARKAVNETGSFGKSTRRARSKTATPARKEDPTIAAADKIFSNWIANQAPINQVPAPSQSDRAAQNQRRPSLHPSTSQQNLSQNDEKVPPEAKFIKAKEPTEVILRGYRSAQQQYAAINHYEQLAGRICEDYSRDPPVESRRYKSELRDPAFARRKALTPEERAKVNKADSGLHWVKVTFESAEAAEAAIYASPQIILGHQVFAEPYTGLPPPRDEAVPDPSIAAGFGIQRTNSGRRQSQQQPRAGTAAAAGFNPAWLNPDSFDSGFSHTSSHTADTGTAASTDFETQPLSRTVTPPNPFAFDNIVAEQPRQQDKDADDFCRLIPEVRKVKLLPMEQALLPAPSVAQRVAHYVPFISWFNGAMIGTQVPRTELGEFDWVAASLYWKFLWWLDFLFGLFGGDIRKAADQDD; this is encoded by the exons ATGACATTTTGGTGGAACC TCCTATATCCAACGTTACTGTTGCTTGAGAAAACTGGCTACAGCAATATTCCGGCAGATATTTACTTGGCGGAAAGAGTTCAAGTGGGGCCTGCAAATGCTATTGTTCCAAGCGGGTCTGCTCTTTGCTATTCTTCTAACCGGATATGCCCCATGTACACCACAAACagtggcccaagctcccctGGGGCTCCATCCTGTAGTTGCTGGGTAGACAACTTTGGTGACTTTTGGGGGCCAGATCAAGAATTGGGGTCCTGCAAGCCACTGAAAAAATCGCGTGGCATTTTCTCGCAGCTTCGGAGAACAGGCTACAAAGGCTCAACCGGCCATTTCGCTTTGTGGTTACAGCATATTCGATTCTCACAGCAGCTCTCTTCCTTTGATTCCATTGGCTCCTGCCCTCCCTGCAAAACTTACTCAGCTGTCTTGCTCTCCCTGCGTTCGCCTGAAACCATGGCCCCATTAATCCTACACAACGTGCCAGACGACGAGCTGTACGTAGGAGACGACGGTATCAAGAGACCATATGCCATGGTCTTTCCACA GCAGGATGGCTCGCTGAGAGCGAGGAAGGCAGTCAACGAGACAGGGTCGTTTGGAAAGTCGACGCGACGGGCGAGGTCGAAAACCGCGACGCCTGCGAGAAAAGAAGATCCGACCATAGCCGCTGCCGATAAGATCTTTAGCAACTGGATCGCGAACCAAGCCCCCATCAACCAGGTCCCCGCGCCATCACAAAGCGACAGAGCTGCGCAGAACCAACGGCGTCCAAGTCTTCACCCATCGACTTCTCAGCAGAATCTCTCCCAAAACGACGAGAAGGTACCCCCAGAAGCCAAATTCATCAAGGCCAAAGAGCCAACCGAGGTCATACTGCGAGGGTACCGCTCCGCCCAACAGCAATatgccgccatcaaccactaCGAGCAGCTCGCAGGGAGAATATGCGAGGACTACTCGCGTGACCCCCCAGTGGAGAGCAGGCGATACAAGTCCGAACTCCGGGACCCAGCATTCGCCCGCCGGAAGGCTCTCACCCCAGAAGAACGCGCCAAGGTTAATAAAGCCGACAGTGGGCTGCACTGGGTGAAGGTCACCTTCGAGTCCGCCGAGGCCGCCGAAGCAGCCATCTATGCCTCTCCCCAAATCATCCTAGGTCATCAGGTCTTTGCCGAGCCATACACCGGCCTCCCACCTCCGCGCGACGAAGCCGTTCCCGACCCATCCATAGCCGCCGGCTTCGGCATCCAGCGCACCAACTCCGGCAGACGCCAgtcacaacaacagccccgAGCTGGCACCGCGGCCGCCGCAGGCTTCAACCCAGCCTGGCTCAACCCCGACAGCTTCGACTCTGGGTTCTCCCACACCTCTAGTCACACAGCAGACACCGGCACAGCCGCCTCTACCGACTTTGAGACACAACCTCTCTCTCGAACCGTCACACCGCCCAACCCATTCGCCTTTGACAATATCGTCGCCGAGCAACCCCGGCAACAGGATAAAGATGCGGATGATTTCTGCCGGCTGATCCCCGAAGTGAGGAAGGTTAAGCTCCTTCCCATGGAACAAGCTCTCCTGCCCGCCCCGTCGGTCGCCCAGCGGGTAGCACACTACGTTCCCTTCATCAGCTGGTTCAACGGCGCCATGATCGGGACTCAGGTCCCACGAACCGAGCTTGGCGAGTTTGACTGGGTGGCTGCGAGTCTGTACTGGAAGtttttgtggtggttggatttcttgtttgggttgtttgggggtgatATCCGGAAGGCAGCAGACCAAGATGACTAA
- a CDS encoding uncharacterized protein (COG:S; EggNog:ENOG503NY68), translating to MQSSSHPPGMPQRPPSPSPSQLPPIPGSPTYSYASTAQPSLSQFNLPLPPPPRPAHAVLTKADLESSQTAYADLLTTAKAYRLALASLSTAASAFGSALEACARLKEARAEPLGPINPGLLSNGNTVGGSLSSSFHAGGGPQGSNNANPPPLNLNSNVMSKNACTADALLTVAGLQHLVANHKHILSETVYRSFEVPLLHELDKWRGAVEDEEESYASAVAVQSKEINRLEKEGLKLHRQKRRDVNMFRNHLVELTTKLDGLTFLHGEHARTLLRESQETSARIVEASCSLVRAEVDIFESLARKGWTGGGLEEVLERGVDLFANEGEGGMMGEHVMGGSPGKEFGGGGVGGGGESKLFSILPPKSILANDSSGEGGTVRGVRGDSLLISAGGGLEGQQGDRYQSLAGLVGLDSLRGMDKDEEGGSVFAETQQGGQQFNRSRGVRPFSPQPQHVRMNPDRLLGTSVEVDHDGGLVGMEKKDDDEDKTETDDEEAHPWRNEGLRKRRSSSSLASETGNLLLRDRSLVSTSLGEPQERVGGGESSWSVADTERNSP from the coding sequence ATGCAgtcttcctcccatcccccgGGGATGCCACAAcggccaccctccccctcccccagccaacttccccccatcccaggCTCGCCAACCTACTCCtacgcctccaccgcccaaccctccctctcccagttcaacctccccttaccaccccctccccgaccagcCCACGCAGTCCTCACCAAAGCCGACCTCGAAAGCTCCCAAACTGCCTACGCCGATTTGCTCACAACCGCCAAAGCCTACCGCCTCGCCCTCGCTTCCCTGTCCACGGCCGCCAGCGCCTTCGGCTCCGCCCTCGAAGCATGCGCCCGCCTCAAAGAAGCCCGCGCCGAACCGCTCGGTCCGATCAATCCAGGGTTGTTATCAAACGGCAATACAGTCGGCGGCTCGCTCTCCAGCTCTTTCCACGCCGGTGGCGGCCCCCAAGGCAGTAAcaacgccaaccccccaccgctcaacctcaacagcaacgtcATGAGCAAAAACGCCTGCACGGCTGACGCCCTCTTGACGGTGGCTGGTCTGCAGCACCTGGTCGCAAACCACAAGCACATCCTCTCCGAGACGGTCTACCGCTCTTTTGAAGTGCCCCTGCTTCACGAGCTGGATAAATGGCGGGGCgcggtcgaggacgaggaggagagctaTGCGTCTGCCGTGGCGGTTCAAAGCAAGGAAATCAACCGccttgagaaggagggacTAAAACTCCACaggcagaagaggagggatgtGAACATGTTTCGGAACCACCTTGTCGAGCTGACCACCAAACTAGACGGGCTGACGTTCTTGCACGGGGAACACGCGAGGACGCTGCTGAGGGAAAGTCAGGAGACGAGTGCGAGGATTGTGGAGGCGAGTTGCTCTCTTGTGCGGGCAGAGGTGGACATCTTTGAGAGCTTGGCACGCAAAGGGTGGACGGGGggtgggctggaggaggttttggagaggggggtggatttgTTTGCTaacgagggagagggggggatgatgggggagcACGTCATGGGGGGATCGCCGGGGaaggagtttgggggtggaggcgtgggaggtgggggggagagtaAACTGTTCAGTATACTACCTCCCAAGTCAATACTGGCGAATGATAGCtcgggagaaggggggacggtgaggggggtgaggggggacAGCTTGCTGATTTCTGCTGGAGGGGGTCTGGAAGGGCAGCAGGGGGATAGGTATCAGAGCTTGGCgggtttggtggggttggattcGTTGAGGGGCATGGACAAGGacgaggaaggaggaagTGTTTTTGCCGAGACGCAGCAAGGAGGGCAGCAGTTTAATCGGAGCAGGGGGGTGAGACCTTTTAGTCCGCAGCCGCAGCATGTGAGGATGAATCCGGACAGGTTGTTGGGGACGAGTGTGGAGGTGGATCATGACGGGGggctggtggggatggagaagaaggatgacgacgaggacaagaCGGAAaccgacgatgaagaggcgCATCCGTGGAGGAAcgaggggttgaggaagaggaggagctcgtcgAGTTTGGCGAGCGAGACGGGGaacttgttgttgagggacaGGAGTTTGGTGAGTACGAGTTTGGGCGAACCCcaggagagggttgggggcggggagagTAGTTGGAGTGTGGCCGACACAGAAAGGAATTCGCCTTGA
- a CDS encoding uncharacterized protein (MEROPS:MER0200434; COG:I; EggNog:ENOG503NZH9) has product MTSLIRQPPLLFPATARHTATVIFIHGLGDTGHGWASAVENWRRRQRLDEVKFILPHAPQIPITCNWGMKMSGWYDIHTIDGNAESLRKNEDEAGILISQAYIHGLIQREIDAGIPAERIVVGGFSQGGAMSIFAGLTSKVKLAGIVALSSYLVLSLKFAELVPKPQVNQDTPIFMAHGDSDQVVNTQLGKKSYELLKEMGYKPTMKIYPDMGHSACLEELDDVEAFLRQRLPALSKEEKPEL; this is encoded by the exons ATGACATCCCTCATTAGACAAccgcccctcctcttccctgCAACAGCCAGGCACACGGCCACGGTCATTTTCATCCATGGCCTGGGTGACACCGGTCATGGTTGGGCCTCGGCGGTCGAGAACTGGCGTCGCCGGCAGCGTCTCGATGAAGTCAAGTTCATCCTGCCTCATGCTCCTCAAATTCCAATCACCTGCAACTGGGGAATGAAGATGTCAGGATGGTATGATATT CACACGATAGACGGCAACGCCGAATCCCTCCGAAAAAACGAAGATGAGGCGGGCATTTTGATCTCTCAGGCCTACATTCACGGCCTGATCCAGAGAGAGATCGATGCCGGCATTCCGGCGGAACGGATCGTTGTCGGTGGCTTCTCCCAGGGCGGCGCTATGAGTATCTTTGCAGGCTTGACCTCCAAGGTGAAGCTGGCTGGCATTGTTGCTTTGTCTTCATACCTGGTCTTGAGCCTCAAGTTTGCCGAGTTGGTACCAAAGCCTCAGGTGAACCAAGACACTCCCATCTTCATGGCTCATGGCGATTCGGACCAGGTGGTGAACACACAGTTGGGCAAGAAGTCGTATgagttgttgaaggagatggggTATAAGCCCACGATGAAGATTTACCC tgatatgggtcactcggCGTGCTTGGAGGAACTGGACGATGTCGAGGCCTTTTTGAGGCAAAGACTCCCTGCCTtgagcaaggaggagaagcctgaGTTGTAG
- a CDS encoding uncharacterized protein (EggNog:ENOG503Q3M6; COG:I), with amino-acid sequence MFDTWVLRRPAFFILPSIVIIVALLMSASSPALSLLSLPQILTKLKTFLPVSYFNTPTTAPLSTLSTTPSVSSTTTISQPPKMPKAPVYFFSHGGPDVQYNTTHPVYPILQSIGKEITQKVKPSAVVVFSAHWQPENVGPDEIHVNNAEKTDLIYDFYGFPPHFYKATFPSTGSPSLASHIISLLAKSNIRARGLSRGLDHGVFSGFNVAFPPASNPLAVPLVQVSLFNSENPQAHFLLGEAVQSLREQNIVIICTGMTVHNLRDMRLAFGQPQPMPYAVSFDNALKEAVEQPDAEKRKEEMARVLKRPDARQAHPWMDHLMPLYIAAGAAGGDRGRQTWTMHEASFAWAQYRFGELPEEK; translated from the exons ATGTTCGACACTTGGGTCCTTCGCCGCCCAGCTTTTTTCATCTTGCCATCTATTGTGATCATCGTAGCTCTTCTTATGAGTGCGTCTTCCCCGGCGTTGTCACTTTTATCTTTGCCACAAATCCTGACGAAGCTCAAGACTTTTTTGCCCGTTTCTTATTTTAATACTCCAACCACCGCGCCTCTGTCgaccctctccaccaccccatcggTCTCGTCAACGACAACAATCTCACAACCGCCCAAAATGCCAAAAGCACCAGTGTATTTCTTTAGCCATGGCGGC CCCGACGTCCAatacaacaccacccaccccgtCTACCCCATCCTCCAGTCCATTGGCAAGGAAATCACCCAAAAAGTCAAGCCCTCCGCCGTGGTAGTCTTCTCCGCCCACTGGCAGCCCGAAAACGTCGGCCCAGACGAAATCCACGTCAACAACGCCGAAAAGACCGACCTCATCTACGA CTTCTACGGCTTCCCCCCTCACTTCTACAAAGcaaccttcccctccaccggctccCCCTCCTTAGCCTCCcacatcatctccctcctcgccaaatcCAACATCCGCGCCAGAGGCCTCTCCCGCGGTCTCGACCACGGCGTCTTCTCCGGCTTCAACGTGGCCTTCCCCCCGGCCTCCAACCCTTTGGCTGTGCCCCTCGTCCAGGTGTCCCTCTTCAACTCGGAAAACCCCCAGGcccacttcctcctcggcgaggCCGTCCAGTCCCTCCGCGAGCAAAACATTGTCATCATCTGCACAGGCATGACCGTCCACAACCTGCGGGACATGCGCCTCGCCTTCGGGCAGCCTCAACCCATGCCGTACGCCGTGTCGTTTGACAATGCCCTCAAGGAGGCTGTCGAGCAGCCTGATgcggagaagaggaaagaagaaaTGGCCAGGGTGTTGAAGAGGCCAGACGCGAGACAGGCGCATCCTTGGATGGATCATTTGATGCCGTTGTATATCGCTGCTggggcggcggggggggacCGAGGAAGACAGACGTGGACGATGCACGAGGCTAGTTTTGCTTGGGCGCAGTACCGGTTTGGGGAGTTGCCTGAGGAGAAGTAG
- a CDS encoding uncharacterized protein (EggNog:ENOG503NZ2P; COG:U) has product MGAMRKEAGVCAFPSSSDLSTQENTGSQKPAVTGTSDERDAQRASIPPAPTAAPSLPNKSPARSSPRPESPDKAAPSSSVHSASSGAVPQNQNSVSCAVRNWSYWNNWDANGTMAGIEGHDGAMAMEGTTNNTRRWLALAALACMWTNAQAPLFMFAGAPVYIYRELGGIDHWVWFVSANLLATAAISPFVGALSDLVGRRFVALAGNALIVIGQIICGAATSMDAFIVGMAISGLGTGINELTALAGAAEIVPVSRRGYYVAAMILTILPLLPSVMYAQLISAYSSWRYIAVVTTGWAAIGLVMAFLFYHPPPRIDAHAGEKSEVLKKTDWVGGFLSIAGLVLVEVGLLGGGYNAPWKSARILAPLIIGALVLVAFVVWERKGASHPMVPRDMGKSPWTLWLTLIITFISGANFFSVLMIWPSEAYNVYGHDPVGVGIRGMPFAFGTMAGCVISLVMLSWLKGNIKWILFVSSTLMTLGCGLLAIARVDNIQTVYGVLFIAGLGVGGVVVPASTITAIICPSDVIATVTALTIAIRIVGGAIGYAIYYNVFVSKLLPQLMQIVGGTCVKVGIEHDKIEQIIQLTGASLVNEIKHLPFVNEAQWHAIVAAGQVAYSHAYPWAYYCSIAFGGVSMLASLFLGDLNMDDTVAVVL; this is encoded by the exons ATGGGAGCCATGCGAAAGGAAGCGGGCGTGTGTGCGTTCCCGTCATCGTCTGACCTGTCGACCCAAGAGAACACCGGCAGCCAGAAACCTGCGGTGACTGGAACTTCGGACGAAAGAGACGCTCAACGGGCTTCGATTCCGCCTGCTCCCACTGCcgctccttctcttcccaaCAAGTCGCCTGCTCGGAGCAGCCCCAGACCCGAGTCGCCAGACAAAGCAGCCCCGTCTAGCTCTGTTCACTCAGCTTCTTCTGGTGCTGTTCCTCAGAACCAGAACTCGGTTTCTTGTGCTGTGAGGAACTGGTCTTACTGGAACAACTGGGACGCCAACGGCACAATGGCTGGAATCGAGGGTCATGACGGCGCTATGGCTATGGAGGGCACAACT AATAATACTCGTCGGTGGTTAGCCCTCGCGGCTCTGGCTTGCATGTGGACGAACGCTCAAGCTCCGTTATTCATGTTTG CCGGCGCCCCTGTTTATATCTACCGAGAGCTCGGCGGTATCGACCACTGGGTGTGGTTCGTATCtgccaacctcctcgccacgGCAGCAATTTCCCCCTTTGTCGGCGCCTTGTCGGATCTTGTCGGCCGTCGATTTGTTGCCCTTGCTGGCAATGCCTTGATTGTCATCGGCCAGATTATCTGCGGCGCTGCTACGAGCATGGATGCGTTTATTG tTGGCATGGCCATCTCAGGTTTGGGAACTGGCATCAACGAGCTCACTGCCTTGGCGGGCGCCGCCGAGATTGTCCCCGTGTCTCGCCGCGGCTACTATGTGGCGGCAATGATCCTCACTATCCTCCCGCTTCTGCCGTCGGTCATGTATGCTCAGCTTATTTCGGCGTATTCGAGCTGGCGATATATTGCGGTTGTAACTACTGGTTGGGCTGCTATCGGTTTGGTCATGGCCTTTTTGTTctaccacccccctccacggATCGATGCCCATGCCGGCGAGAAGAGCgaggtgctgaagaagacggactgggttggtgggttcTTGTCGATTGCTGGGCttgtgctggtggaggttgggctgttgggtggtggttacaAT GCTCCATGGAAGAGCGCGAGGATATTGGCTCCTCTCATAATCGGTGCCCTGGTTTTGGTGGCCTTTGTGGTGTGGGAACGGAAAGGGGCCAGCCATCCTATGGTGCCGAGAGACATGGGCAAATCGCCTTGGACCTTGTGGCTGACTCTCATCATCACGTTCATTTCGGGCGCCAACTTCTTTTCAGTGTTGATGATTTGGCCGAGCGAGGCGTATAATGTGTATGGGCACGA TCCTGTCGGAGTCGGTATCCGTGGTATGCCCTTCGCCTTTGGCACCATGGCCGGATGTGTCATCTCCCTGGTGATGCTTTCTTGGCTCAAGGGAAACATCAAGTGGATTCTGTTCGTCTCGTCAACATTGATGACGCTGGGCTGTGGACTGCTGGCCATTGCCAGAGTCGACAACATTCAGACCGTGTACGGTGTTTTGTTCATTGCTGGTCTCGGCGTGGGCGGAGTTGTCGTCCCGGCATCGACAATCACGGCTATTATCTGCCCCAGCGATGTCATTGCTACAGTCACCGCCTTGACTATCGCCATCAGAATCGTAGGCGGTGCTATCGGATACGCCATCTACTACAACGTTTTTGTGTCGaagctcctcccccagctgaTGCAAATTGTAGGCGGCACCTGCGTCAAGGTTGGGATCGAACACGACAAGATTGAACAGATCATCCAGCTGACGGGAGCGTCGCTGGTCAACGAGATCAAGCACCTTCCGTTTGTGAACGAGGCTCAGTGGCATGCGATTGTGGCGGCTGGTCAGGTGGCTTATTCTCATGCATACCCCTGGGCCTATTACTGCAGTATTGCTTTTGGGGGTGTGTCGATGTTGGCGAgtttgtttttgggggaTCTAAATATGGATGATACGGTTGCGGTGGTTCTTTGA
- a CDS encoding uncharacterized protein (COG:P; COG:Q; EggNog:ENOG503P05E) has protein sequence MASHVRPALRSAVDASVEALSGLVRRINIPLLPNSPPGLVQALTVDPWSQSGKYGLGWTYFALALGGLTLFMRIWHYWQDKIRQAIYKQDMEKHFQQLYSMEPEWDRSAALATGATAQTAAESRRHFFPDEQQAEEEKNFKPKAHFSSVGFVNDTLALFRWVFYRPVPDIVWRKHRFTFSSLAVLSCAFIALAFVTVYCFLQQPLYWQSIRFGSPPVAVRSGMIAVAMTPWIIATSTKANIITLITGIGPERLNVFHRWLSYLCLFLSLIHMIPFYIQPVWEDGGMEVFEALFPPGSGIIYGSGIACMVPLGWLCVGSLPLFRRKAYEVFILFHIPVGYVYVGVLFWHTKNFLMSWAYLYATVAIIVFCNLYRFCKLNWTKPWRMSFLIGDEAAINIMTENAIKITIPTQMRWKPGQYVYLRMPGISMFENHPFTISSLCSADFPSEYGEEYRDCVLVFRPYGGFTKKVLETAIDKGPFHTYRAFLDGPYGGMRRELAAFDTCILIAGGSGITSLMSQLLNLIKRMRDGKAITKKIVVVWSLKRLEAMDWFREELRICREAAPPESVTCKFFVTASVRKPPNSGIPHGRAPRPLSNAFHDKLDGFVANIASKRNSALIMSEAQGDPDRERELRAEDEDRITALPQQKYLQPHTFPPPPPGPPPNNNNNNNNNRLSVAEQTLRKLEGRDDEIKPVEGEQQQYLHPPAPSSNAPSTKKSEPGGEFHFPPLARENAAPHFKYAPPAGRKRYSQILSESDPRPSGAGSGGSIDARPTTSELGHQHADSSGSTEPFATHPSPPAAAEPTAESSTAPVRPPELAHLRTDVGGDPRRPRPTSHFGPPSGFDFGFPETPTEFQRNLMRFAFPVPHEIDGGWSVEYGRPDLGYMLKEWATGGPDGRGVLGRRTAVFVCGPPAMRVGVANTVARLQAEIWGDDMLEEIFLHTENYAL, from the coding sequence ATGGCTTCACATGTGCGACCAGCGCTGCGAAGCGCAGTCGACGCGTCCGTTGAGGCCCTGAGCGGGTTGGTGAGGCGGATCAATATCCCGCTCTTACCCAACAGTCCACCGGGCTTAGTACAGGCACTCACGGTAGATCCGTGGTCACAATCGGGGAAATATGGGCTGGGTTGGACATATTTTGCGCTTGCTTTGGGAGGACTGACGCTGTTTATGAGGATATGGCACTACTGGCAGGATAAGATTCGGCAGGCGATCTACAAGCAGGATATGGAGAAGCACTTTCAACAGCTCTACAGCATGGAACCGGAGTGGGATAGATCGGCTGCCCTGGCGACGGGGGCGACAGCGCAGACGGCGGCTGAATCACGACGACACTTCTTTCCGGACGAGCAgcaggctgaggaggagaagaattTCAAGCCGAAAGCGCATTTTTCATCTGTCGGATTTGTCAACGATACTCTGGCGCTATTCCGATGGGTTTTTTATCGACCAGTGCCAGACATTGTCTGGAGAAAACACCGCTTCACCTTTTCCTCACTCGCGGTGCTGAGTTGCGCCTTTATCGCCCTGGCCTTCGTCACGGTCTACTGCTTCTTACAGCAACCCCTATACTGGCAAAGCATCCGGTTCGGATCACCACCGGTGGCCGTTCGGTCCGGCATGATTGCCGTTGCCATGACACCGTGGATCATTGCCACTAGCACCAAGGCCAATATCATCACGCTGATCACCGGCATTGGACCCGAGAGACTCAACGTATTCCACCGTTGGCTAAGCTACCTCTGCCTGTTTCTCTCCTTGATTCACATGATCCCATTCTACATCCAGCCGGtctgggaggatggcggcaTGGAGGTCTTCGAGGCGCTGTTTCCTCCCGGTAGCGGCATCATCTATGGTTCTGGAATTGCATGCATGGTCCCTCTGGGGTGGCTTTGTGTGGGATCGTTACCACTGTTCCGAAGAAAGGCATACGAAGTTTTCATCCTTTTCCATATCCCAGTCGGTTACGTTTACGTCGGTGTGCTCTTTTGGCATACCAAGAACTTTCTCATGTCATGGGCCTACTTGTATGCGACAGtggccatcatcgtcttctgCAACCTGTACCGTTTCTGCAAGCTGAATTGGACCAAGCCATGGCGCATGTCGTTTTTGATTGGAGACGAAGcagccatcaacatcatgacGGAGAACGCCATCAAGATCACCATCCCAACTCAGATGAGGTGGAAGCCGGGCCAGTACGTTTATCTACGCATGCCGGGCATTTCCATGTTCGAGAACCATCCTTTCACCATCTCGTCTCTTTGCAGCGCAGACTTTCCATCTGAATACGGCGAGGAGTACAGAGATTGTGTGCTGGTGTTCCGGCCATATGGAGGCTTTACGAAGAAGGTGCTCGAGACGGCCATTGATAAGGGGCCTTTCCACACCTACCGCGCGTTTCTCGACGGCCCGTACGGTGGTATGCGCCGAGAGCTTGCCGCATTTGATACCTGCATCCTCATCGCCGGTGGCAGCGGTATCACATCGCTCATGTCACAGCTGCTAAATCTGATCAAGCGCATGCGGGACGGCAaggccatcaccaagaaaatCGTCGTGGTGTGGTCGCTCAAGCGGCTCGAGGCCATGGACTGGTTCCGGGAAGAGCTCCGTATCTGTCGTGAAGCCGCGCCCCCTGAGAGTGTTACCTGCAAGTTTTTCGTTACCGCATCAGTCCGGAAGCCGCCAAATTCTGGCATTCCTCATGGTCGTGCGCCCAGGCCGCTCAGCAATGCATTCCACGACAAGCTGGATGGCTTTGTGGCCAACATTGCTAGCAAACGCAACAGCGCCCTGATCATGTCCGAGGCCCAAGGCGACCCCGACAGAGAGCGGGAGCTGCgtgctgaggatgaggaccgCATCACAGCGCTCCCTCAGCAGAAATATCTTCAACCACAcaccttcccaccaccgccaccggggcctccccccaacaacaacaacaacaacaacaacaacaggcTATCTGTTGCGGAACAAACCCTTCGAAAACTTGAAGGCCGCGACGATGAGATCAAGCCCGTTGAAGGCGAACAGCAACAATATTTACACCCCCCAGCCCCTTCCAGCAACGCACCCTCAACCAAAAAGAGCGAACCCGGCGGTGAGTTCCATTTCCCCCCTCTAGCCCGGGAGAATGCGGCTCCCCATTTCAAATACGCACCTCCTGCCGGCCGCAAGCGATACAGCCAGATCCTCTCCGAGTCCGACCCCCGGCCCAGCGGAGCCGGCAGCGGCGGTAGCATCGATGCCCGACCGACTACCAGCGAGCTCGGCCACCAACACGCCGACTCATCCGGCAGCACGGAACCTTTCGCCACTCACCCCTcgcccccagcagcagcagaaccaACAGCCGAATCCTCCACTGCTCCCGTCCGCCCACCAGAACTAGCCCACCTTCGCACCGACGTCGGCGGCGACCCCCGCCGCCCAAGACCAACTTCCCATTTTGGGCCTCCCTCAGGGTTTGATTTTGGCTTTCCAGAAACACCGACCGAATTTCAGCGCAATCTTATGAGGTTTGCGTTTCCTGTCCCGCACGAGATTGACGGCGGGTGGTCGGTGGAGTATGGGAGGCCAGATTTGGGGTACATGCTCAAGGAGTGGGCGACAGGAGGGCCGGATGGGAGGGGcgtgttggggaggaggaccgcggtgtttgtgtgtgggCCGCCGGCGATGAGAGTGGGCGTGGCGAATACGGTTGCGAGGTTGCAGGCCGAGATTTGGGGGGATGACATGCTCGAGGAGATCTTTTTGCATACAGAGAACTATGCGTTGTAA